One stretch of Pedobacter riviphilus DNA includes these proteins:
- a CDS encoding prolipoprotein diacylglyceryl transferase codes for MFPTVSHFLEYLFGINLPLPFNTFGVFVALAFVAGYWAFTKELKRKEALGILHPIKKTIVVGKPATTSELIMNGLFGFVIGYKLVYALLNYKLFVNDAQSILMSTKGNIIGGLFFAGLFAYWDYTEKNKHKLDKPKETQVTIHPYQTMSNLIVWAAIWGFLGAKFFDNLEYWDDFVQHPIERLLSFSGLTFYGGLICGGAAVLIIAKRNGIKPLHMLDVGGPGMMLAYAVGRIGCHLAGDGDWGIVNSNPKPFSWLPDWLWSYKYPNNVVGEGIPIPGCTGKFCNELAQGVYPTPIYEVIICLILFAFLWRIRDKIKAPGLMFGIYMILNGIERFCIELIRVNSKYHVFGLPPFTQAEMISTFLVVGGIALSAYALRNKNQLA; via the coding sequence ATGTTTCCTACCGTTTCACATTTTTTAGAATACTTATTCGGTATTAATTTACCGCTTCCGTTTAATACTTTTGGTGTTTTTGTAGCACTGGCTTTTGTTGCCGGTTATTGGGCTTTTACCAAAGAGCTTAAGCGTAAAGAAGCGTTGGGCATACTCCATCCAATTAAAAAAACAATTGTGGTTGGGAAACCTGCTACCACATCAGAGTTGATCATGAATGGCCTTTTTGGCTTTGTTATTGGTTATAAATTGGTTTATGCACTATTAAACTACAAACTTTTTGTAAATGACGCACAGTCGATTTTAATGTCGACCAAAGGAAATATAATTGGTGGTTTGTTTTTTGCAGGTTTATTCGCCTATTGGGATTATACCGAAAAAAATAAACATAAATTAGATAAACCAAAAGAAACACAGGTAACCATTCACCCATACCAAACGATGAGTAATCTGATTGTTTGGGCAGCTATCTGGGGCTTTTTAGGGGCAAAATTCTTCGATAATTTAGAGTATTGGGATGATTTTGTTCAACATCCTATAGAGCGCTTATTATCGTTTAGTGGTTTAACTTTTTATGGTGGTTTAATTTGTGGCGGTGCGGCCGTATTAATTATCGCTAAAAGAAATGGAATTAAGCCCTTGCACATGCTTGACGTAGGTGGGCCTGGAATGATGCTGGCTTATGCTGTAGGTCGAATCGGTTGCCATTTAGCTGGCGATGGGGACTGGGGTATTGTAAATTCAAATCCAAAGCCATTTTCGTGGCTGCCAGATTGGTTGTGGTCTTATAAATACCCGAACAACGTAGTAGGAGAAGGTATCCCGATTCCTGGTTGTACCGGCAAGTTTTGTAACGAATTGGCGCAAGGCGTATACCCAACACCGATTTACGAAGTAATTATCTGTTTAATCCTTTTTGCCTTTTTATGGCGCATCAGAGATAAAATAAAGGCACCAGGTTTAATGTTTGGTATATACATGATATTAAACGGTATTGAGCGTTTCTGTATCGAATTAATCCGTGTAAATTCAAAATACCACGTTTTTGGCTTGCCTCCTTTTACGCAGGCAGAAATGATATCTACTTTTCTTGTAGTAGGTGGTATAGCACTCAGTGCTTATGCTTTAAGGAACAAGAATCAACTGGCTTAA
- a CDS encoding inositol monophosphatase family protein gives MNYELLCNKIISIVKLTGNFIRKESMQFDAQKIEYKGLNDMVSYVDKTAEQKLVQNLEKLIPDAGFITEEKTINRTGKTYTWIIDPLDGTTNFIHGIPTYGISVALYEDGLPVIGVVYELNRGEMFYSYKGGPALMNKKEIRVSINPDLKSSLLATGFPYYQFDKQPQYLKLLTEMMQKSHGVRRIGAAAIDLVYTACGRFDAFFEYNLQQWDFAAGCFIVQQAGGEVYDFAGGHDYFEKREILATNGKLTAEMLTAIKQYF, from the coding sequence ATGAATTACGAATTATTATGCAATAAGATAATCTCTATTGTTAAACTTACCGGAAATTTTATCCGCAAAGAGTCGATGCAATTCGATGCCCAAAAAATTGAATATAAAGGGTTAAATGATATGGTTTCTTATGTTGATAAAACAGCAGAGCAGAAACTGGTTCAAAACCTCGAAAAATTAATTCCTGATGCAGGTTTTATAACCGAAGAGAAAACTATTAATAGAACAGGTAAAACTTATACCTGGATCATTGATCCCTTAGATGGTACAACTAATTTTATCCATGGTATTCCAACCTATGGCATTAGCGTGGCACTTTATGAAGATGGGTTACCTGTAATTGGTGTAGTTTACGAATTAAATAGGGGAGAAATGTTTTATTCATATAAAGGCGGACCTGCCCTTATGAATAAAAAAGAAATTAGGGTTTCCATCAATCCTGATCTAAAATCGAGTTTATTGGCTACAGGTTTTCCATATTATCAGTTTGATAAACAGCCTCAATATTTAAAATTATTGACGGAAATGATGCAGAAAAGCCATGGAGTGCGTAGAATTGGTGCCGCGGCGATAGATCTTGTATATACGGCCTGTGGACGTTTCGATGCTTTTTTTGAATATAATCTGCAGCAATGGGATTTTGCAGCCGGATGTTTTATTGTTCAGCAGGCAGGAGGAGAGGTGTACGATTTCGCTGGAGGTCATGATTATTTTGAGAAAAGAGAGATATTGGCCACCAATGGTAAACTAACTGCTGAAATGCTAACTGCGATTAAGCAGTATTTTTAG
- a CDS encoding NifU family protein gives MTINVYTEQTPNPATMKFMVNKLLINGSEDFATKESAEHSPFAKELFKFNFVSGVFFASNFVTITKTDDAEWTDIEAILKEFVKGAVESELKIKEATAEEAPAFEGTETEVKIQQILHDYVRPAVEQDGGAITYKSFDEGVVTVELRGSCSGCPSSTITLKSGIQNLLQRMVPEVTEVVSEAL, from the coding sequence ATGACGATTAACGTATATACAGAACAGACTCCAAATCCAGCTACCATGAAATTTATGGTAAACAAACTGTTAATAAATGGCAGTGAGGATTTTGCAACTAAAGAGAGTGCAGAGCATTCGCCTTTTGCTAAAGAGTTATTTAAGTTCAACTTTGTTTCTGGTGTTTTTTTCGCCAGTAATTTTGTTACCATTACCAAAACAGATGATGCAGAATGGACTGATATTGAAGCCATTCTAAAAGAATTTGTAAAGGGTGCTGTAGAATCTGAATTAAAAATTAAAGAAGCAACCGCCGAAGAAGCGCCTGCTTTTGAAGGTACAGAAACCGAAGTTAAAATTCAACAGATTCTGCACGATTATGTACGCCCAGCTGTTGAACAGGATGGTGGTGCCATTACGTACAAATCTTTTGATGAAGGTGTGGTTACGGTAGAGCTGCGAGGCTCTTGCAGTGGCTGTCCATCATCTACCATTACGCTTAAATCAGGAATCCAAAACTTATTGCAGAGAATGGTACCGGAAGTTACAGAAGTCGTTTCAGAAGCGCTTTAA
- the purB gene encoding adenylosuccinate lyase, whose product MNLTSLQAISPVDGRYRKTTESLAAYFSEEALIKYRVFVEIEYFIALCEINLPGLENFDRNLYAELRKIHENFSEADALEIKETEKVTNHDVKAVEYFIKNKFDTLSLQNYKEFIHFGLTSQDINNTAIPYSIKLALNNSYYPAINTLIEKINALAIEWKDIPMLAHTHGQPASPTKLGKEFLVFAERLAIQVESLKNIPNSAKFGGATGNFNAHFIAYPAVNWVNFSNQFVNETLGLTRAQHTTQIEHYDQFAAQCDALKRINNIIIDLDRDIWTYISKNYFKQKIKAGEIGSSAMPHKVNPIDFENAEGNAGIANALFEFFAAKLPISRLQRDLTDSTVLRNVGVPFGHTLIAINSTLRGLNKILLNEAALHADLDENWAVVAEAIQTVLRRENYPNPYEALKELTRTNAKINAASIAEFIEGLAVSEAIKVQLRTITPFNYTGVF is encoded by the coding sequence ATGAATTTAACATCACTACAAGCTATTTCACCTGTTGATGGTCGTTACAGAAAAACTACCGAAAGTTTAGCTGCTTACTTTTCGGAAGAAGCACTGATTAAATACCGTGTTTTTGTAGAAATCGAATACTTTATCGCACTTTGCGAAATCAACTTGCCTGGCTTAGAAAATTTTGACCGAAATCTTTATGCTGAATTACGCAAAATTCACGAAAATTTCTCAGAAGCTGATGCTTTAGAAATTAAAGAAACTGAAAAAGTAACCAATCACGATGTTAAAGCTGTTGAATATTTTATTAAAAATAAATTCGACACCTTATCTCTTCAAAACTACAAAGAGTTTATCCACTTTGGCTTAACCTCTCAGGATATTAATAATACGGCCATTCCATATTCAATAAAATTGGCTTTGAATAACAGCTATTACCCAGCAATTAACACTTTAATTGAAAAAATAAATGCGCTGGCAATCGAGTGGAAGGATATTCCAATGTTGGCACATACACATGGCCAACCAGCCTCTCCTACCAAATTAGGCAAAGAGTTTTTAGTTTTCGCCGAGCGTTTGGCTATTCAGGTAGAGAGTTTAAAAAACATCCCTAATAGCGCAAAATTTGGTGGTGCTACCGGAAACTTCAATGCACACTTTATTGCTTATCCGGCAGTAAACTGGGTTAATTTTTCCAACCAGTTTGTTAACGAAACTTTAGGTTTAACCCGTGCACAACATACTACACAGATTGAGCATTACGATCAATTTGCTGCACAATGCGATGCGTTAAAACGGATAAATAACATTATTATAGATTTAGACAGAGATATATGGACGTATATTTCTAAAAACTATTTCAAACAGAAAATAAAAGCCGGAGAGATTGGCTCATCAGCTATGCCACACAAGGTTAACCCAATCGATTTCGAAAATGCGGAAGGAAATGCTGGAATTGCCAATGCTTTATTCGAGTTTTTCGCTGCTAAATTACCAATCTCGCGGTTACAGAGAGACTTAACCGACTCTACTGTTTTAAGGAACGTAGGTGTTCCTTTTGGACATACCTTAATTGCTATAAATTCTACTTTACGTGGATTAAACAAGATTTTGTTAAATGAAGCTGCCTTACATGCCGATTTAGATGAAAACTGGGCAGTTGTTGCCGAAGCAATTCAAACGGTTTTAAGAAGAGAGAACTATCCTAACCCTTACGAAGCCTTAAAAGAATTAACCAGAACAAACGCAAAAATCAATGCAGCAAGTATTGCCGAATTTATTGAAGGTTTAGCGGTTTCGGAAGCTATAAAAGTGCAATTGAGAACCATTACGCCTTTTAACTATACTGGCGTTTTCTAG
- a CDS encoding RNA polymerase sigma factor: protein MNNSLKSSVPTDREVILGILNNSEDTLNKLYKAYYAMVLQFILNNNGDEDDAKDVYQEGIIILYNKIKAGNFELSSKLKTYIYSVCRRIWLKKLSLNSKKAGNITDYEDVFAVEEDVEHHEEKDAAFVKMQSALDHLGEPCKTIIQDFYIHNLSMQDICEKFGYTNTDNAKTQKYKCLQRLKKIFFQP from the coding sequence GTGAATAACAGTTTAAAGAGTTCAGTTCCAACAGATAGAGAGGTTATTTTAGGTATCCTAAATAACTCAGAAGATACACTTAACAAGTTATACAAAGCTTATTATGCGATGGTTTTGCAGTTTATCCTAAACAATAATGGTGATGAGGATGATGCAAAAGATGTTTATCAAGAAGGCATAATCATTTTATATAACAAAATTAAAGCTGGTAATTTTGAGCTCAGCAGCAAACTGAAAACTTATATTTATTCGGTTTGCAGGCGTATTTGGCTAAAGAAACTTAGCTTAAACAGTAAAAAAGCCGGTAATATTACCGATTATGAAGATGTATTTGCTGTTGAGGAGGATGTAGAGCACCACGAAGAGAAAGACGCTGCTTTTGTAAAAATGCAATCGGCACTCGATCACCTGGGTGAACCTTGTAAAACCATTATTCAGGATTTTTATATCCACAATTTATCCATGCAGGATATTTGCGAAAAGTTTGGCTATACCAATACCGATAATGCAAAAACGCAGAAATATAAGTGCCTGCAAAGGTTAAAGAAAATATTTTTTCAACCATAA
- a CDS encoding S1C family serine protease: MRNDLELDAIIEDYLLGKLNAQETEAFEQLRLNDATVDHRVVSHKFFLASMDAFAEQLRLKEQLNHIHSEIDVEGLADTLKPHPSKIIQLWRKNKSVVAVAASFIVLSLISIYSIQHNNKQEAIYERMSREISRVKQSQNNLVLDVKANTLHNSPKKPNSGNFGGTGFAVSTNGYILTNLHVVNGADSLYVQNSKGESFKVKSVYTDPQNDIAILKISDKHFSGLSTIPYTIKKSISNIGENVYTLGYPKDDIVLGEGSVSSRSGFIGDTTQYQVSILVNPGNSGGPLLDNNGNLVGIISGKQDQTEGAAFAIKSKYILEAMRAIPQDSLGVNRLGTNKKSLLAGLKRTKQIEKLEDYVFMIKVY, from the coding sequence ATGAGAAACGATTTGGAATTAGATGCAATTATTGAAGATTATCTTTTAGGTAAACTTAATGCACAGGAAACTGAAGCTTTTGAACAGCTGCGCCTTAATGATGCCACAGTAGACCATAGAGTAGTTTCGCATAAGTTCTTTTTAGCATCTATGGACGCATTTGCTGAACAATTGCGCTTAAAAGAACAGTTAAATCACATTCATTCAGAAATTGATGTAGAAGGTTTAGCTGATACACTTAAACCCCATCCTTCAAAAATTATTCAACTTTGGAGAAAAAATAAATCAGTTGTTGCAGTTGCAGCTTCTTTTATTGTTCTGTCGCTTATATCAATTTACTCTATTCAACATAATAACAAGCAGGAAGCTATTTATGAGCGAATGAGTAGAGAGATCTCGCGTGTAAAACAATCTCAAAATAACCTTGTTCTTGATGTTAAAGCAAATACACTGCATAACTCACCTAAAAAGCCTAATTCGGGTAATTTTGGAGGAACCGGGTTTGCTGTTTCTACAAACGGATATATATTAACGAATCTTCATGTTGTAAACGGTGCCGATTCCCTGTATGTACAAAATAGTAAGGGAGAATCTTTCAAAGTAAAATCAGTGTATACTGATCCGCAAAACGATATTGCTATTCTTAAAATAAGTGATAAACATTTTAGCGGCTTATCTACAATTCCTTATACAATTAAAAAGAGCATCAGTAATATAGGCGAAAACGTATACACTTTAGGATATCCTAAAGATGATATTGTGCTAGGAGAGGGTTCAGTAAGCTCGAGAAGTGGCTTTATTGGTGATACTACCCAATATCAGGTTTCGATTCTGGTTAATCCGGGAAATAGTGGTGGACCACTTTTAGATAATAATGGTAATTTGGTTGGTATTATCAGTGGTAAGCAAGATCAGACAGAGGGGGCGGCTTTTGCCATTAAATCAAAATATATTTTAGAAGCCATGAGAGCGATTCCTCAAGATTCGTTAGGTGTAAATAGATTAGGTACAAATAAGAAAAGTTTACTTGCTGGTTTAAAACGTACCAAACAGATCGAAAAACTAGAAGATTATGTTTTTATGATCAAAGTTTATTAA
- a CDS encoding cold-shock protein, whose protein sequence is MATGKVKWFNTQKGFGFIVQEDNKDLFVHFKDVLGGIESLKENDTVEFEVAEGRKGLQAVNVKKV, encoded by the coding sequence ATGGCAACCGGAAAAGTTAAATGGTTTAATACTCAAAAAGGCTTTGGATTTATTGTGCAAGAAGACAATAAAGACTTATTTGTACATTTTAAAGATGTTTTAGGTGGAATCGAAAGCTTGAAAGAAAACGATACAGTAGAATTTGAAGTAGCTGAAGGCCGAAAAGGTTTACAAGCAGTAAACGTTAAGAAAGTTTAA
- a CDS encoding class I SAM-dependent methyltransferase — translation MIDITGGFGIDSYYFSRKVKAVTHCEINSELSAIAQHNARVLHTTNIEFKAEDGIAYIQNSDASFDTIYVDPARRAEKGKVFMLKDCTPDIVSNLDTLLEKSSRIIVKTAPLLDISAGLSELKQVSEIHIVSIKNECKELLWIIDKGYQDDTKIRAVTLNNGIEKDFSFHRSSSNASVLFTDNLSQGDYLYEPDAALLKSGAFNLIGTTYSLLKLHPQTQLFSTNIIKADFPGRIFKIEAILSTGELKKASNLKGNVIVRNYPAKPEDLVKKYKIKADQDQFLIFTKIANGENVILKASIIQYY, via the coding sequence TTGATTGACATCACCGGAGGCTTCGGAATTGACAGTTATTACTTTTCGCGAAAGGTAAAAGCAGTTACACATTGCGAAATCAATTCCGAACTATCGGCAATAGCCCAACACAATGCCAGGGTTTTACATACAACCAATATCGAATTTAAAGCTGAAGATGGCATTGCTTATATCCAAAATAGTGATGCCTCTTTCGATACCATTTATGTAGATCCAGCACGAAGAGCCGAAAAGGGTAAAGTTTTTATGCTGAAAGATTGTACCCCCGACATTGTAAGTAATCTGGATACCTTATTAGAAAAATCGTCAAGAATAATCGTCAAAACCGCTCCTTTACTCGATATTTCAGCGGGATTATCAGAATTGAAACAGGTTAGCGAGATCCATATTGTAAGCATAAAAAACGAATGCAAAGAACTTTTATGGATAATAGATAAAGGTTACCAAGATGACACTAAAATTAGGGCTGTAACTTTAAATAACGGGATTGAAAAAGATTTTTCCTTTCACAGATCATCTTCAAATGCTTCAGTGCTATTTACAGATAATTTAAGTCAAGGTGATTACTTGTACGAACCAGATGCGGCTTTATTAAAATCAGGAGCTTTTAATTTAATTGGGACAACTTACAGTCTCTTAAAATTACATCCTCAAACGCAGCTATTTAGTACTAATATTATAAAAGCAGATTTCCCAGGCCGTATATTTAAAATTGAGGCCATACTGAGCACAGGTGAGCTGAAAAAGGCGTCAAATTTAAAAGGGAATGTAATTGTTCGGAATTATCCTGCAAAGCCTGAAGACTTAGTTAAGAAATATAAAATAAAAGCAGATCAGGATCAGTTTTTAATTTTTACAAAGATTGCAAATGGAGAAAATGTAATTTTAAAGGCCTCCATTATACAGTATTATTAA
- a CDS encoding aspartate kinase, with translation MDIFKFGGASVKDAAGVKNLANIVRDYKKGNLLIVISAMGKITNRLEDLTHAFLSQNDEAHEIFEEIKHFHFSIIDELFQGKHHPVYDDVANTFVEIDWLIEDEPDNNPDYIYDQIVSIGEVVSTKIVAAWLNETGNKTLWVDARNYIQTDNTYKEGKVDWPKTNQIIQKDLLPLLADNIIVTQGFIGGTSENYTTTLGREGSDYSAAIFASCLDAAALTIWKDVPGVLNADPKWFDETEKIAQLSYHDAIELTYYGATVIHPKTIKPLQNKGIPLFVRSFIQPEGSGTAITKENNPLPIPSFIFKVNQALISIFPKDYSFIIEENLSNIFELFHTHKIKINTMLNSAISFSVSVDDHPVQIEKLIKDLSKEFTVKYNKGLELVTIRYYNQQTIDRVTVDKDILLEVKSRHTCQMVMKNK, from the coding sequence ATGGATATTTTTAAGTTTGGAGGTGCCTCGGTAAAAGATGCGGCAGGTGTAAAAAATCTGGCCAATATTGTACGCGATTACAAAAAAGGGAATCTACTGATCGTAATTTCTGCCATGGGCAAAATCACCAACAGATTGGAAGACCTAACTCATGCTTTCCTCTCGCAAAATGATGAGGCCCATGAAATTTTTGAAGAAATTAAACATTTCCATTTCAGCATTATAGACGAACTATTTCAGGGAAAACACCACCCGGTTTATGATGATGTGGCCAATACCTTTGTCGAAATTGATTGGTTGATTGAAGATGAACCCGATAACAATCCTGATTATATTTATGATCAGATTGTATCTATAGGTGAGGTAGTTTCTACTAAAATTGTAGCAGCCTGGTTAAATGAAACAGGGAATAAAACCCTTTGGGTCGATGCACGTAACTACATCCAGACCGATAATACTTATAAAGAAGGAAAAGTTGATTGGCCTAAAACCAATCAGATTATACAAAAAGACTTATTACCGCTTTTAGCCGACAACATTATTGTAACACAAGGATTTATTGGCGGTACAAGCGAAAACTACACCACAACTTTGGGTCGGGAAGGTTCTGATTATTCGGCAGCCATATTTGCGTCCTGCCTAGATGCTGCTGCATTAACGATCTGGAAAGATGTTCCAGGGGTACTAAATGCAGATCCGAAATGGTTTGATGAAACAGAGAAGATTGCGCAGCTTTCTTATCATGATGCGATAGAACTTACTTATTATGGTGCTACGGTGATACATCCAAAAACAATAAAACCGCTTCAAAATAAAGGTATTCCACTTTTTGTAAGGTCATTTATACAGCCAGAAGGCTCAGGAACAGCAATTACCAAAGAAAATAACCCATTGCCTATCCCATCTTTTATTTTTAAGGTAAACCAGGCATTGATTTCTATTTTTCCTAAAGACTATTCCTTTATTATCGAAGAAAATCTGAGTAATATTTTTGAGCTTTTCCATACACACAAGATCAAAATCAATACCATGCTCAACTCTGCCATCAGCTTTTCCGTAAGCGTTGATGATCATCCTGTTCAGATTGAAAAACTGATCAAAGATCTGTCGAAAGAATTTACCGTAAAGTATAATAAGGGCCTTGAACTGGTTACCATCCGTTATTACAACCAACAAACTATTGATCGTGTAACAGTTGATAAAGATATTTTATTAGAAGTAAAGAGCCGCCACACTTGCCAGATGGTGATGAAGAATAAATAG
- a CDS encoding GNAT family N-acetyltransferase produces MDFNIRFATAEDCPRILELINELAVYERAPEEVTVTLAHFIDAGFGKMPVWKAYVAEVNNTIVGFALYYTRYSTWKGCRLYLEDFIVTEEFRGKGLGKVLFEKVIEEAKNGNYSGMVWQVLDWNEPAINFYNKYKAHLESGWLNAAFSKEQIKAF; encoded by the coding sequence ATGGATTTTAACATCAGATTTGCTACTGCAGAAGATTGTCCAAGAATATTGGAATTAATTAATGAGTTGGCCGTTTATGAGCGTGCTCCCGAAGAAGTAACGGTTACTTTAGCGCACTTTATCGATGCTGGTTTTGGCAAAATGCCAGTATGGAAAGCTTACGTAGCCGAAGTAAATAATACTATTGTCGGTTTTGCATTATACTATACACGCTACTCTACATGGAAAGGATGCAGGTTATATCTCGAAGATTTTATCGTAACAGAAGAATTTAGAGGGAAAGGCCTGGGTAAAGTATTATTCGAAAAAGTAATAGAAGAGGCCAAAAACGGCAACTATAGTGGCATGGTTTGGCAAGTATTAGACTGGAACGAACCAGCTATCAACTTCTACAATAAATATAAAGCACATTTGGAAAGTGGCTGGCTAAATGCGGCTTTCTCTAAAGAACAGATCAAGGCATTTTAA
- a CDS encoding YggS family pyridoxal phosphate-dependent enzyme has translation MSIADNLKQYKSEVESDGVKLIAVSKTQPVESILEAYNAGQRIFGENHVQEMVDKQAQLPNDIEWHLIGHLQSNKVKYIAPFVKLIHGVDSLKLLQEINKQAAKNNRVIDCLLQVYIADEDTKFGLGFDEVVELLRDEELAELKNIRIVGLMGIATNTKNEKQIRIEFNELKVFFDGIKMSFFRKDDAFKEISAGMSADYKIAIEEGSTMVRIGSSIFGKRVIKHFKNNITAN, from the coding sequence ATGAGCATAGCTGATAATCTTAAACAATATAAAAGCGAAGTTGAATCAGACGGGGTTAAACTAATTGCAGTTTCAAAAACACAACCAGTAGAATCAATTTTAGAAGCCTACAATGCCGGACAGCGCATTTTTGGAGAAAACCATGTGCAGGAAATGGTAGATAAACAGGCACAATTACCAAACGATATCGAATGGCATCTTATTGGCCATTTACAAAGCAATAAGGTAAAATATATAGCCCCTTTTGTTAAACTTATTCATGGGGTAGATAGCCTGAAATTACTACAGGAAATCAACAAACAGGCAGCAAAAAATAACCGAGTAATTGACTGTTTATTACAGGTTTATATTGCTGATGAAGATACCAAATTTGGGCTTGGTTTTGACGAAGTGGTTGAATTGTTGCGGGATGAAGAGTTAGCCGAATTGAAAAACATCCGTATTGTAGGTTTAATGGGCATCGCTACTAATACCAAGAATGAAAAGCAGATTAGGATAGAGTTTAACGAACTAAAAGTATTTTTTGATGGAATTAAAATGAGTTTTTTTCGCAAAGATGATGCTTTTAAAGAAATATCGGCCGGAATGAGTGCCGACTATAAAATCGCAATTGAAGAAGGCAGTACAATGGTACGCATTGGTAGCAGTATTTTCGGAAAAAGGGTAATCAAACATTTCAAAAACAACATTACGGCCAACTAA
- a CDS encoding DUF4296 domain-containing protein, giving the protein MKRLIWVLMTAILWFGCKPGIPDGIIKPDKMEKILYDMHIVDGYLSSIYEIDSAKKVAAAYYKGIYKKFGTDSAEYNRSLIWYNTNPVPLEAMYKNIQKMLAKQKKGTELADLMIKKKEFKADSLVIAKKFKADSLAIRKKMKPDSLSKVKAVAAIAKKKKQADSLINIKKAGVVSTVPTPAVVQ; this is encoded by the coding sequence ATGAAGAGATTAATATGGGTTTTAATGACAGCTATATTATGGTTTGGTTGCAAGCCTGGCATACCTGATGGCATTATTAAACCTGATAAAATGGAGAAGATTTTATACGATATGCACATTGTAGATGGGTACCTTTCTAGCATTTACGAAATAGACTCGGCAAAGAAAGTAGCGGCAGCTTACTATAAGGGGATTTATAAAAAATTCGGTACAGATTCTGCTGAATATAACAGGAGCTTAATTTGGTATAACACCAACCCTGTACCATTAGAAGCGATGTATAAAAACATACAAAAAATGTTAGCCAAGCAAAAAAAAGGAACGGAGTTAGCCGATTTAATGATTAAGAAAAAGGAATTTAAAGCCGATTCACTGGTGATAGCAAAGAAATTCAAGGCCGATTCTCTTGCGATCAGAAAAAAAATGAAACCAGATTCTTTATCAAAGGTTAAAGCTGTGGCGGCAATTGCCAAAAAGAAAAAACAGGCCGATTCACTTATAAATATAAAAAAAGCTGGTGTAGTGAGTACAGTGCCCACACCAGCTGTAGTACAATAA